In one Gallus gallus isolate bGalGal1 chromosome 20, bGalGal1.mat.broiler.GRCg7b, whole genome shotgun sequence genomic region, the following are encoded:
- the TCF15 gene encoding transcription factor 15 — protein MAFTMLRPMAARVLYPDIGMLSEDEENRSESDTSDQSYGCCEGAEARRKVPRKTGPMVMVKQRQAANARERDRTQSVNTAFTALRTLIPTEPVDRKLSKIETLRLASSYISHLANVLLLGEGCEDGQPCFSAIYGAKGDLDSKQPRSICTFCLSNQRKGGGRRDLGGNCLKVRGVTPLRVARR, from the exons ATGGCTTTCACCATGCTGCGTCCCATGGCTGCCCGCGTGCTTTACCCCGACATCGGCATGCTGTCGGAGGACGAGGAGAACCGCAGCGAGAGCGACACGTCGGACCAGTCCTACGGCTGCTGCGAGGGCGCGGAGGCGCGGCGCAAGGTGCCCAGGAAGACGGGGCCCATGGTGATGGTGAAGCAGCGGCAGGCGGCCAACGCGCGAGAGCGGGACCGGACCCAGAGCGTCAACACCGCCTTCACGGCCCTGCGGACCCTCATCCCCACCGAACCCGTGGATCGGAAGCTGTCCAAGATCGAAACGCTGCGCCTGGCCTCCAGCTACATCTCGCACCTGGCCaacgtgctgctgctgggcgaGGGCTGCGAGGACGGGCAGCCCTGCTTCAGTGCCATCTACGGGGCCAAGGGCGATCTGGACAGCAAACAGCCTCGCAGCATCTGCACCTTCTGCCTCAGCAACCAGCGGAAGGGG GGCGGCCGCAGGGACCTCGGGGGCAACTGCCTGAAGGTGAGGGGGGTGACCCCGCTGCGAGTGGCACGGAGATGA